From the Deinococcus sonorensis KR-87 genome, the window GGCCTGGGCGGACATGCGGACCAGCAGGGCAAAAACGGCATTGGCGGGCTGGGCGACCTGTTCGGCTGAGCGGAATCGTCGAGCGTTAGGGGGCAGACGGCGTGGAAGGGGTGACGGCGGGTCCGGCTCCACTGCCGCTCTCGCCGTCCTGGAACTCGCCCGATACCGGCCCCAGCGCCACCACCGAACCGGTGTCCAGGTTGTAGCGGATCACGCTGGCCGTGAGCGTCTGGTCGCTGGTGGCGGAGCTGGCCGGCTGCTCCTTGCTCCCACGCAGGATCGCCACGTTGGCCGCGTCGTCGTACTCCACCCGCTCGGCGCGGCTGGTGCGGGCGCCGTCCTTAAGCACCACCCCGCCGACCAGCGTGGTGGTCTCGTTGTCCACGTTGACCTCAATGCGTTCGCTGGTGCCGCTCAGGGTGCTGTCCGTGTTCTGGCGTGAGAAGGTGATGGGGCCGTCGATGCGGGCCACGCCGTCCGACTCGTCATACACCAGCCGGCTGCCCTCCAGGGCGGTCTTGCCCTGGGCCACATGCACCGTGTCGGCGGCGACCTTGGGGGTGGCCTCCACCTCGCAGCGGCTCAACTGATCCGTCTTGCCGTCCGGGGCCTCGTCCAGATAGCGGGCGGTGCCGGCGCTCATCTCGATGTGGCCGTCGCCGCCCTCCTGCTGCGTGACCACCGCCAGCGGAGCCACGATCACGTTCTTGTCGATGCTGACCCGGATGCCGCCCGCCCCGCTCTCGCTGAACACCGAGATGGTGGGCGTTTCAGGCGGGTCGTTGTCCTGCGGGCCGCAGTTGGCAAAGATGCCGGTCTCGTCGCTGCTGCCGGTCCGCACCACCCGAATGATGTGCGTCTTGCCGTCCTTGGCAGTGCGGGTCAGCTGGACCGAGGAACCCTCATCTGCGGCCGGCGCGTCGCTGGGGGCAGACGGAGTGCTGGGCACGGCGGCAGGGGCAGGCGTGGAGGGTGACGCGGCCGGCGTGCCCTGCGCCAGTGCCAGCCCCAGCAGCAGCGGCGCCAGCAGCCACGGCCC encodes:
- a CDS encoding LptA/OstA family protein, which translates into the protein MRQSRPTTSRTGAGPWLLAPLLLGLALAQGTPAASPSTPAPAAVPSTPSAPSDAPAADEGSSVQLTRTAKDGKTHIIRVVRTGSSDETGIFANCGPQDNDPPETPTISVFSESGAGGIRVSIDKNVIVAPLAVVTQQEGGDGHIEMSAGTARYLDEAPDGKTDQLSRCEVEATPKVAADTVHVAQGKTALEGSRLVYDESDGVARIDGPITFSRQNTDSTLSGTSERIEVNVDNETTTLVGGVVLKDGARTSRAERVEYDDAANVAILRGSKEQPASSATSDQTLTASVIRYNLDTGSVVALGPVSGEFQDGESGSGAGPAVTPSTPSAP